The Effusibacillus lacus genome includes the window CCCGTGCGTTTGCGAACCTTTGCAACCAGGAGATGGTTCATCTGGAAGCCCTTACGGATGAAACGGATCTTGCGGAAGTCCGCAATCTGATTGAAAAGCATGTACACTATACCTCAAGCCTTCATGCACAGGAGATCCTTGATAACTGGCAGGATTCGTCCAAGAAGTTCATAAAAGTCATTCCGAAGGATTACAAGCGAATGATCGAATCCATCCAGGAGCTGCTGGAAACCGGTATGAGTCCGGAAGAAGCGGTGCTTGCATCCTTTGAAAACAGCAAGAAGAAAGGATCAAAAGATACCGGGAAGAAAGTTCCGCAAACTCTTGCCCCGTAAATTCAGACAGGGAAACAGAAAAGCAGAGGAGCCCTATTGGATTCCTCTGCTTTTTTTCGTTAATACTATTCTTCGAGGGTCGTAATCACTGTGTCGTATCCATACCCATAATCGGCTTCCAAACGATTCTCGATGGCCCGGATAACGATTTCCCGTTTATGAACCCCGTCAAAGGCGGAAAATAACGGACAGCCCTTCGAATCCAGCCCAACATATTCGATATCTTCCAGGAAAGAATCGCATTTTTCCCTGATTGCCTGCAGCAGTTGGTCAATGTTTGTTTCATTGGTTTTCATGGTCGGCTTCCTTTCGTTAAAAAGTTTGCTTATGTAACGCTTCTTAAAGATTATGATAAAACATTTTCCCAAGATCAGAAAGTCTTAATCCTTTCTTTATCTTCCCTTAACAATTGCCCGATATAGTAGGGAATGTGAAAGATGATCCGCCGAGGAGGTTGCTCTATGATCAGCGCCCTGGTTCATTGGTTGTTTGTTGACCAGATGGAAGAGCGGTTAAATTTTGAGAAAAAAGGATATGTTAAAAACGAGGTTGACCAGTTTTTACTGATTCAAGAATTTGTCAAGAAATAGCGGCTAACCTCTCTGTTTTGGAATTTGAAAATCTGATAGAATGTGAAAAGAATCACAATGTAATTCTGAACAGCTACCAAATTGGGCAGGAGGCCAAACCATGAATATTGAATTTGACTTTGAAAACTTCTCAAACAAATATCTTACAGAAAGCGAAAGAAAGGTGATAGAAGGTCTGGACATTCGCCTTTATCTGAACAAGGAAACCGGAACTTTCTATCATGAAGTGATGGCTGACAAGAAACTTTCCGTTGAGGAAATCAAGCAGGAAGACAAAGTGCTTGACAAGTTTTTCCGGCTTGTGAATTCGGAAATCAAATCTTTGGTGTGATCTCCATAACTTACGCCCCTGTTGTCAGGGGCGTTTTTTCTTCCTCATAAACTTCGGGCAATTTCCAGGTATTCATCAAGGGGGACGATCCGGTAACCTTCTCGAATCAGGTCGTCCAGAATCAAGGGAAGGGATTGTACCGTCAGGGTACGGTCCAATTCCCCGTCGTGTGCCAACAGGATGCCGCCATTTTGGTCTTTTACCAGACTCATAACCCTTTCCCTGACTTCTTCCGGAGTCGTTGTGCTGCGGTTCTCCACACAGACATTCCAAAGTACCAACTCTTTGTTCATATCCTTGACAGCAGCAAGAATTTCGCGGCTTAGATTGCCTCTTGGAGGGCGAAAGTAGCTCGACAAGCGAGGGGAAGGACCCAGCAAATCCGACAAAGCCGCATCGACAGTCGATAGCTCCTCATAAACTTGCTCTTTCCCCAATTCTTCCAAATGAGGGTGGTTGTATGTGTGATTTGCCACTACATGTCCTTGGTCCAC containing:
- a CDS encoding polysaccharide deacetylase family protein, coding for MRRWILIVGLLAALLLVAAQVFPDNRATLAEVPDKVVTLTFDDGPDPRFTPEILRILGDRKVPATFFVIGKNAVANPDLLKQIVDQGHVVANHTYNHPHLEELGKEQVYEELSTVDAALSDLLGPSPRLSSYFRPPRGNLSREILAAVKDMNKELVLWNVCVENRSTTTPEEVRERVMSLVKDQNGGILLAHDGELDRTLTVQSLPLILDDLIREGYRIVPLDEYLEIARSL